The Centroberyx gerrardi isolate f3 chromosome 7, fCenGer3.hap1.cur.20231027, whole genome shotgun sequence genome contains a region encoding:
- the LOC139907984 gene encoding nuclear distribution protein nudE homolog 1-like, which produces MGDPDPPQFGSLEEELEYWKEQADKHRQSAEEAQEELQEFQQMSRDYEVELETELKQCEARNRELLAGNNRLRMELENYKEKYETQHSEAYRQISSLEGDLAETTAIRDQLHKYIRELEQANDDLERAKRATIMSLEDFEQRMNQVIERNAFLESELDEKENLLESVQRLKDEARDLRQELAVQQKQERKPSLSSAAKDPSSSSSSSSSAAPPTPPLTPADKRTAEDKTTSSSNQPLPSASPSTPSRLPISADSFTSPPPSVSRGESLSGTPLTTSARISALNIVGELLRKVGNLESKLASCRDYVHEQTVSRGGLAGGQGAPAGQNSGSETPSTNGLYNKGLVKRLDFGPGPKLLL; this is translated from the exons ATGGGGGATCCGGATCCTCCTCAGTTCGGCTCCCTGGAAGAGGAGCTGGAGTACTGGAAGGAGCAGGCTGACAAGCACCGGCAGAG tGCGGAGGAGgcccaggaggagctgcaggagttCCAGCAGATGAGTCGGGACTACGAGGTGGAGCTGGAGACGGAGCTGAAGCAGTGTGAGGCGCGAAACCGGGAGCTGCTCGCCGGCAACAACCGCCTTCGCATGGAGCTGGAAAACTACAAG GAGAAGTATGAGACTCAGCACTCGGAGGCTTACCGCCAGATCTCCAGCCTGGAGGGAGACCTGGCCGAGACCACGGCCATCAGAGACCAGCTTCACAAATACATCAGAGAGCTGGAGCAGGCCAACGACGACCTGGAGAGGGCCAAGAG ggcgaCCATCATGTCGTTGGAGGACTTTGAGCAGAGGATGAACCAGGTCATAGAGAGGAATGCCTTCCTGGAGAGCGAGCTGGATGAGAAGGAGAACCTCCTGGAGTCCGTCCAGAGGCTGAAGGACGAGGCCAGAG accTGAGACAGGAGCTGGCAGTGCAGCAGAAGCAGGAGAGGAAGCCTTCCCTCAGCAGTGCAGCCAAAgatccttcctcctcctcctcctcctcctcctccgctgccccccccaccccacccctcacccccgcAGACAAGAGGACGGCGGAGGACAAAACCACCTCTTCCTCTAACCAGCCCCTCCCCTCTGcgtccccctccaccccctccagaCTGCCCATCTCAGCTGACTCCTTCACCTCTCCGCCTCCCTCCGTCAGCAGAG GTGAAAGCCTGTCAGGAACTCCTCTCACCACATCGGCGCGGATCTCGGCTCTGAACATCGTCGGGGAGCTGCTGAGGAAAGTCGGG AACCTGGAGTCCAAGCTGGCGTCGTGTCGGGACTACGTCCACGAGCAGACGGTGAGCCGCGGCGGCCTGGCGGGCGGACAGGGGGCGCCGGCGGGCCAGAACAGCGGCTCAGAGACCCCCTCCACCAACGGCCTCTACAACAAGGG GCTCGTCAAGAGGTTAGACTTCGGACCGGGAcccaagctgctgctgtga
- the LOC139907954 gene encoding uncharacterized protein LOC139907954, protein MADAPNDDSKYLFLENDFHNSGVAQADWSAKRMVWIPSEREGFEAASVREEKGDEVLVELSNGQKATINKDDIQKMNPPKFSKVEDMAALTCLNEASVLHNLRERYFSSLIYTYSGLFCVVVNPYKMLPIYSEKIIEMYKGKKRHEVPPHIYSITDNAYRNMLQDREDQSILCTGESGAGKTENTKKVIQYLAVVASSHKGKKDTNPQQPGSLAYGELEKQLLQANPILEAFGNAKTIKNDNSSRFGKFIKLNFDVTGYLVGANIDTYLLEKSRCIRQAKIERAFHIFYYMVAGAKDKMREELLLESFSSYRFLVAGHVEIPGQEDNEMFDETLEAMAIMGFNEEERFGMLKVVSTVLQLGNIKFEKERNSEQATMPDNTAAQKVCHLQGINVTDFTRAILTPRIKVGREVVQKAQTKQQADFAVEALAKAMYERLFRWILARVNKTLDKSKRQSSSFLGILDIAGFEIFEDNSFEQLCINYTNERLQQLFNHTMFILEQEEYKREGIEWNFIDFGLDLQPCIELIERPNNPPGILALLDEECWFPKATDVSFVDKLLNTHTGHVKFSKPKQHKDKLMFTVLHYAGKVDYNAANWLTKNMDPLNDNVTALLNNSSSTFIQDMWKDVDRVVGLETMTKMSESSVPTKSKKGMFRTVGQLYKESLSKLMTTLHNTQPNFVRCIIPNHEKRAGKMDAHLVLEQLRCNGVLEGIRICRQGFPNRIVFQEFRQRYEILAASAIPKGFMDGKQACCLMVKHLDLDPNLYRIGQSKMFFRTGVLAQLEEERDLKLTVVIIAFQAQARGFLARKAFSKRQQQLTAMKVIQRNCACYLKLKNWQWWRLFTKVKPLLQVTRQEEEMGQKEEELKAAKDVAVKTQAELTEISQKHTQLVEERAQLESKLQAETELYAEAEEMRVRLEAKKQELEEVLHELEARLEEEEERSNSLQQERKDMEQQLQMMEAHLAEEEDARQKLQLEKVSMEGKMKKLEDDVLLMEDQNNKLLKERKLLEERMSDLSSNLAEEEEKSKNLTKLKTKHESMISDLEVRLKKEEKGRQDMEKARRKLDAELADMQEQQADLLAQIAELRAQLAAKEEELQATQARLEEESSQRGAAVKRVRELELLLGELQEDLEAERAARGKVEAARRDLGEELNALRTELEDSLDTTAAQQELRAKREQEVAMLKKAMEDEGRSHEAQVQDLRQKHSQVVEELTEQLEQAKRVRAGLEKAKQALEKESADLSADLRSLSSGKQDVEHKRKKVEGQLADLQSRHSEGERQRAELGDRVSKMTLELDSVTGLLNEAEGKNIKLGKDVSSLSSQLHDAQELLSEETRQKLNLSGRLRQTEEDRNNLIEQLEEESEARQAVTRQVSSLNMQLSDYKKKLDEMSGNVELLEEGKKRLQRELEAVGSEYEEKAAAYDKLEKSRSRLQQELEDILMDLDSQRQLVSNLEKKQRKFDQMLAEERLVSCKCAEERDRAEAEAREKETRVLALSRALEENRGALEEAEKNMKALRAEMEDLISSKDDVGKSVHDLEKAKRGLETMVEEMRIQMEELEDELQVAEDAKLRLEVNSQALKAQHERELQARDEMGEEKRRQLLKQVRELETELEEERKQRGHASAGKKKLEGELKNVEDQLEGTGRGRDEAVKQLRKIQGQVKELQRELEDSRAAQKEVLSSARESERRAKAMEADFIQLQEELSAAERARKQAEAERDELSEELASNSSGKSLLSDDKRRLEAKISHLEEELEEEQTNLESFNDRLRKSQQLVDQLGAELATERSSSQSREGSRQQLERLNRELKTKLQETEGQGRSKLKSCIAALETKLREAEEQLEFESRERQSNAKGLRQKEKKLKDLTIQTEDERKQAQQYKDQAEKANVRVKQLKRQLEEAEEEAQRVAAARRKLQRELDESSETNDSLSREVASLRSKLRRGGEAAFVSSSPRSGGGGGGGGSFMRSAGLGGSMSRRSGVKENSVELQEEEPPSAYLEPRGDGSAYYPPDE, encoded by the exons ACGTACTCAGGCCTGTTCTGCGTGGTGGTGAACCCCTACAAGATGCTGCCCATCTACTCTGAAAAGATCATCGAGATGTACAAGGGCAAGAAGCGTCACGAGGTCCCGCCGCATATCTACTCCATCACAGACAACGCCTACAGGAACATGCTGCAAG ACCGTGAGGATCAGTCTATTCTCTGCAC AGGTGAGTCCGGAGCAGGGAAGACAGAAAACACTAAGAAGGTGATTCAGTATCTGGCCGTAGTCGCCTCCTCGCACAAGGGCAAGAAGGACACCAACCCT CAGCAGCCAGGATCTCTGGCCTAT GGGGAGCTGGAGAAGCAGTTGCTGCAGGCCAATCCCATCCTGGAGGCTTTTGGAAACGCCAAAACCATAAAGAATGACAACTCCTCACGATTT GGCAAGTTCATAAAGCTCAACTTCGATGTGACTGGCTACCTTGTCGGAGCAAACATTGACACCT ACCTGCTGGAGAAATCTCGCTGTATTCGCCAGGCCAAGATAGAGAGAGCCTTCCATATCTTCTACTACATGGTGGCAGGAGCCAAAGACAAGATGCGGG aggagctgctgctggagagctTCAGCAGCTATCGTTTCCTGGTGGCGGGACATGTGGAGATCCCCGGCCAGGAGGACAACGAGATGTTCGACGAGACCCTGGAGGCCATGGCGATCATGGGCTTCAACGAGGAGGAGAGATTCG GGATGCTGAAGGTGGTGTCCACTGTGCTGCAGCTGGGGAACATCAAGTTtgagaaggagaggaacagCGAGCAGGCAACCATGCCCGACAACACCG CGGCTCAGAAGGTGTGTCACCTGCAGGGCATCAATGTGACGGACTTCACCCGGGCGATCCTCACCCCGCGCATCAAAGTGGGCAGGGAGGTGGTGCAGAAGGCGCAGACCAAGCAGCAG GCTGATTTTGCGGTGGAGGCCCTGGCCAAGGCCATGTATGAGCGTCTGTTTCGCTGGATCCTGGCCAGAGTGAACAAGACGCTGGACAAGAGTAAGAGGCagtcctcctccttcctggGCATCCTGGACATCGCCGGCTTTGAGATCTTTGAG GACAACTCGTTTGAGCAGCTCTGCATCAACTACACCAACGAGCGTCTGCAGCAGCTCTTCAACCACACCATGTTCATCCTGGAGCAGGAGGAGTACAAGAGGGAGGGCATCGAGTGGAACTTCATCGACTTCGGCCTGGACCTGCAGCCCTGCATCGAGCTCATCGAGAGGCCG AACAACCCTCCAGGCATCCTGGCCTTGCTGGACGAGGAGTGCTGGTTCCCCAAAGCCACCGACGTTTCCTTCGTGGACAAGCTGCTGAACACCCACACCGGTCACGTTAAATTCTCCAAACCCAAGCAACACAAAGATAAGCTGATGTTCACTGTGCTGCACTACGCCGGAAAG GTTGACTATAACGCAGCTAATTGGCTGACCAAGAACATGGACCCTCTGAACGACAACGTGACGGCTCTGCTCAACAACTCCTCCAGCACCTTCATCCAGGACATGTGGAAAGACG TGGACCGTGTGGTGGGCCTGGAGACCATGACCAAGATGTCAGAGAGTTCGGTGCCCACCAAATCCAAGAAGGGCATGTTCCGCACCGTGGGCCAGCTGTACAAGGAGTCGCTGAGCAAGCTGATGACCACGCTGCACAACACCCAGCCCAACTTCGTCCGCTGCATCATCCCCAACCACGAGAAGAGG GCAGGGAAGATGGACGCCCACCTGGTGCTGGAGCAGCTGAGGTGCAACGGCGTGCTGGAGGGCATCCGGATCTGCAGACAGGGATTCCCCAACCGCATCGTCTTCCAGGAGTTCAGGCAGAG GTATGAGATCCTGGCTGCCAGCGCCATCCCCAAGGGCTTCATGGATGGGAAGCAGGCTTGCTGTCTGATG gtgaaGCATCTGGACCTGGATCCTAACCTGTATCGTATCGGTCAGAGTAAGATGTTCTTCAGGACAGGAGTGTTggcccagctggaggaggagagggacctCAAACTCACCGTCGTCATCATCGCCTTCCAGGCTCAGGCCAGAGGCTTCCTGGCCCGCAA ggcTTTCAGTAAacgacagcagcagctgacCGCCATGAAGGTCATCCAGAGGAACTGTGCCTGTTACCTCAAACTCAAGAACTGGCAGTGGTGGAGGCTCTTCACcaag GTGAAGCCTCTGCTCCAGGTGaccagacaggaagaggaaatgggtcagaaggaggaggagctgaaggcGGCGAAGGACGTGGCGGTCAAGACCCAGGCCGAACTGACGGAGATctcccagaaacacacacag CTGGTGGAGGAGCGGGCGCAGCTGGAGTCGAAGCTGCAGGCGGAGACGGAGCTGTACGCCGAGGCCGAGGAGATGAGGGTTCGTCTGGAGGCCAAgaagcaggagctggaggaggtgcTGCATGAGCTGGAGGCccggctggaggaggaggaggagcgcagCAACAGCctgcagcaggagaggaaggacatggagcagcagctgcag ATGATGGAGGCCCACCTGGCGGAGGAAGAAGACGCTCGGcagaagctgcagctggagaaagTGTCCATGGAGGGAAAGATGAAGAAACTGGAGGATGACGTGCTGCTCATGGAGGACCAGAACAACAAGCTGCTGAAG GAGCGGAAGCttctggaggagaggatgtCTGACCTGAGCTCCAAcctggctgaggaggaggagaagtccAAGAACCTGACGAAGCTCAAGACCAAACACGAGTCCATGATCTCTGACCTGGAGG TGCGtctgaagaaggaggagaagggtcGTCAGGACATGGAGAAGGCCAGGAGGAAGCTGGACGCGGAGCTGGCCGACATGCAGGAGCAGCAGGCCGACCTGCTGGCCCAGATAGCCGAGCTCCGAGCCCAGCTGGCCGCCAAGGAGGAGGAGCTCCAGGCCACCCAGGCCCG gctggaggaggagagcagccaGCGCGGGGCGGCGGTGAAGCGGGTCCGGGAGCTGGAGCTCCTGCTGGGGGAGCTGCAGGAGGACCTGGAGGCGGAGCGGGCGGCCCGGGGGAAGGTGGAGGCGGCGCGGAGGGACCTGGGGGAGGAGCTGAACGCCCTGCGCACCGAGCTGGAGGACAGCCTGGACACCACCGCCGCCCAGCAGGAGCTCCG GGCGAAGCGTGAGCAGGAAGTGGCCATGCTGAAGAAAGCCATGGAAGATGAGGGGAGGAGCCACGAGGCCCAGGTCCAGGACCTGAGGCAGAAACACAGCCAGGTGGTGGAGGAGCTCACCGAGCAGCTGGAGCAGGCCAAGAGG GTGAGAGCCGGTCTGGAGAAAGCCAAGCAGGCCCTGGAGAAGGAGTCTGCGGACCTGAGCGCCGACCTGCGGTCGCTGTCCAGCGGCAAGCAGGACGTGGAGCACAAGAGGAAGAAGGTGGAGGGCCAGCTGGCGGACCTGCAGTCGCGCCACAGTGAGGGCGAGAGGCAGAGGGCTGAGCTGGGGGATCGAGTCTCCAAGATGACT ttgGAGCTGGACAGTGTGACCGGTCTGTTGAACGAGGCAGAGGGGAAGAACATCAAGCTGGGTAAAGATGTCTCCAGCCTGAGCTCCCAGCTGCACGATGCACAG gAGCTGCTGTCGGAGGAGACGCGTCAGAAGCTGAACCTGTCGGGGCGTCTGCGGCAGACGGAGGAGGACAGGAACAACCTGattgagcagctggaggaggagagcgaggccAGGCAGGCGGTGACGAGGCAGGTCTCCAGCCTCAACATGCAG CTGTCTGACTACAAGAAGAAGCTGGACGAGATGTCGGGGAatgtggagctgctggaggaggggaagaagcgTCTGCAGCGTGAGCTGGAGGCGGTCGGCAGCGAGTACGAGGAGAAGGCCGCCGCCTACGACAAGCTGGAGAAGAGCAGGAGCCGCCTgcagcaggagctggaggacatCCTCATGGACCTGGACAGCCAGAGGCAGCTGGTCTCCAACCtggagaagaagcagaggaaaTTTGATCAG ATGCTGGCTGAGGAGCGGTTGGTGTCCTGTAAGTGTGCGGAGGAGCGGGACcgggcggaggcggaggcgaGGGAGAAGGAGACGCGGGTGTTGGCTCTGTCCAGAGCGCTGGAGGAGAACCGGGGAGCGCTGGAGGAGGCCGAGAAGAACATGAAGGCCCTCCGAGCCGAGATGGAGGACCTCATCAGCTCCAAGGACGACGTCGGCAAGAGT GTCCATGACCTGGAGAAGGCTAAGCGAGGCCTGGAGACCATGGTGGAGGAGATGAGGATCCagatggaggagctggaggatgaGCTGCAGGTTGCTGAGGATGCCAAGCTGCGTCTGGAGGTCAACAGCCAGGCCCTCAAAGCCCAGCATGAGAGGGAGCTGCAGGCCCGCGACGAGATGggcgaggagaagaggaggcagctCCTCAAACAG GTGCGTGAACTGGAGacggagctggaggaggagaggaagcagcgaGGCCATGCATCAGCTGGCAAGAAGAAGCTGGAGGGGGAGCTGAAGAACGTGGAGGACCAGCTGGAGGGCACCGGCAGGGGGCGAGACGAGGCCGTCAAGCAGCTCCGCAAGATCCAG GGCCAGGTGAAGGAGCtccagagggagctggaggactCGCGCGCAGCCCAGAAGGAGGTCCTGTCCTCGGCCCGGGAGTCTGAGAGGAGGGCCAAGGCCATGGAGGCGGACTTCATCCAGCTGCAGGAG GAGTTGTCGGCAGCTGAGAGGGCTCGTAAGCAGGCAGAGGCCGAGAGAGACGAGCTGTCTGAAGAGCTGGCCAGTAACTCCTCTGGGAA GTCACTGCTGTCTGATGACAAGCGTCGTTTGGAGGCGAAGATCAGccacctggaggaggagctggaggaggagcagaccAATTTGGAGAGCTTCAATGACCGGCTGAGGAAGAGCCAGCAGCTG GTGGACCAGCTGGGTGCGGAGCTGGCGACGGAGCGCTCCTCCTCCCAGAGCCGGGAGGGGTCCAGGCAGCAGCTGGAGAGACTGAACCGAGAGCTGAAGACCAAGCTGCAGGAGACCGAGGGTCAGGGACGGTCCAAGCTCAAGTCCTGCATCGCCGCCCTGGAGACCAAGCTGAGGGAGGCTGAGGAGCAGCTGGAGTTCGAGAGCAG AGAGCGGCAGTCCAACGCCAAGGGTCTGCGTCAGAAAGAGAAGAAGTTGAAGGATCTGACCATCCagacagaggatgagaggaagcaGGCGCAGCAATACAAAGACCAG GCGGAGAAGGCCAACGTGCGGGTGAAGCAGCTGAAGCGCCAgctggaggaggcggaggaggaggcgcaGCGCGTGGCGGCGGCCCGCAGGAAGCTGCAGAGGGAGCTGGACGAGTCGTCCGAGACCAACGACAGCCTCAGCAGGGAGGTGGCTTCGCTCCGGAGCAAACTCAG GCGTGGCGGGGAGGCGGCCTTCGTCAGCTCCAGCCCCcggagcggcggcggcggcggcggcggcggcagcttCATGCGGAGCGCGGGTCTGGGAGGGAGCATGAGCCGGAGGAGCGGAGTGAAGGAGAACTCagtggagctgcaggaggaggagcctcCCTCCGCCTATCTGGAGCCCCGGGGCGACGGCAGCGCCTACTACCCCCCCGACGAGtag